One genomic region from Grus americana isolate bGruAme1 chromosome 15, bGruAme1.mat, whole genome shotgun sequence encodes:
- the DNAJA3 gene encoding dnaJ homolog subfamily A member 3, mitochondrial, translated as MAAGSSSRWLGAAAAIAAARSRGPGDGRLPLLWLVRGLSVPPPPAAASARAARRLLPLCAGLCAAGTRRAAAAAFHSSAAARAREDYYQVLGVPRTATQKEIKKAYYQLAKKYHPDTNKDDPKAKEKFSQLAEAYEVLSDEVKRKQYDAYGTASFDPGAAGAGAGRQYWSSGPSIDPEELFRKIFGEFSGSPFGDFQNVFDQPQEYIMELTFTQAAKGVNKEIVVNINDSCERCNGKGHEPGTKAQRCHYCSGTGMETINTGPFVMRSTCRRCGGRGSIITTPCVVCRGTGQTKQKKTVVVPVPAGVEDGQTVRMPVGKKEIFITFRVQKSSVFRRNGADIHSDLLISIAQAVLGGTARCQGLYETINITIPPGIQPDQRIRMSGKGIPKVNSYGYGDHYIHIKIKVPQRLTDRQRALMMSYAEDEADVDGTVNGVTNTASGKRSTGN; from the exons ATGGCGGCCGGGAGCTCCTCGCGTTGGCTCGGGGCGGCCGCCGCTATCGCCGCCGCCAGGAGCCGCGGGCCGGGGGATGGGCGGCTGCCGCTGCTCTGGCTCGTCCGGGGGCTCAGCgtcccgccgcctcccgccgccgcctcggcccgcgccgcccgccgtCTCCTGCCGCTGTGCGCCGGGCTCTGCGCCGCGG GGACGAGacgcgccgccgccgccgccttccACAGCAGCGCCGCGGCCCGCGCCAGGGAGGACTATTACCAGGTGCTGGGGGTGCCCCGCACCGCCACCCAGAAGGAGATCAAGAAGGCCTACTACCAG cTGGCAAAGAAATACCACCCTGATACAAATAAGGATGACCCTAAAGCTAAAGAGAAGTTCTCTCAGCTGGCAGAAGCCTATGAG GTATTAAGTGATGAAGTGAAGCGGAAACAGTATGATGCGTACGGCACGGCTAGTTTTGATCCTGGCGCAGCAGGTGCCGGCGCTGGGCGGCAGTACTGGAGCAGTGGTCCATCGATTGACCCGGAagagcttttcagaaaaatcttcgGAGAGTTTTCGGGATCCCCTTTTGGTGATTTTCAGAATGTCTTTGACCAGCCACAGGAG TATATCATGGAACTGACGTTCACCCAAGCTGCAAAAGGTGTTAACAAGGAGATCGTGGTGAACATCAACGACTCCTGCGAGCGTTGCAATGGTAAAGGACACGAACCTGGTACCAAAGCGCAGCGCTGTCACTACTGCAGTGGCACTGGCATG GAGACGATAAATACCGGCCCTTTTGTAATGCGATCTACGTGCCGACGATGCGGCGGTCGTGGTTCCATCATAACAACGCCATGCGTAGTGTGTCGAGGAACGGggcaaaccaaacaaaagaagaCAGTGGTGGTTCCTGTGCCAGCTG gTGTTGAGGATGGGCAGACAGTCCGGATGCCCgtggggaagaaagaaattttcattACGTTCAGG GTTCAAAAAAGTTCTGTGTTCAGAAGAAATGGAGCAGATATCCATTCGGACCTGCTTATTTCAATAGCACAGGCTGTTCTGGGAGGCACAGCCAGATGTCAAGGCTTGTACGAGACAATCAATATCACG ATACCGCCTGGTATTCAGCCAGACCAGAGGATTCGAATGAGTGGGAAAGGCATTCCCAAGGTTAACAGTTATGGCTACGGAGACCACTACATTCACATAAAGATAAAAGTTCCTCA GAGGCTGACGGATCGCCAGAGAGCCTTAATGATGAGCTATGCCGAGGACGAGGCGGACGTGGACGGCACGGTGAACGGGGTCACAAATACAGCATCAG